From the genome of Thermus aquaticus, one region includes:
- a CDS encoding GNAT family N-acetyltransferase — EVEGNEASVAYIGVVPKARGQGIGRALLAEAARLAEKKGAGLLRVRAHDHETGALELYRNLGFSLEEAVATYAKELRARR, encoded by the coding sequence GGAGGTGGAGGGGAACGAGGCCAGCGTGGCCTACATCGGGGTCGTCCCCAAGGCCCGGGGCCAGGGCATCGGCCGGGCCCTTCTGGCCGAGGCGGCCCGGCTGGCCGAGAAGAAGGGGGCGGGTCTCCTCCGGGTCCGGGCCCACGACCACGAGACCGGGGCCCTAGAGCTTTACCGCAACCTGGGCTTCAGCCTCGAGGAGGCCGTGGCCACCTACGCCAAGGAACTCAGGGCCAGGCGGTAG